TATTGCCGTGAGTACCGAAACTACCGGTGCCATTTATGCTCAAGCCAACCAATTTGCAGGAACTAACCGCACTCAGGAGGCTTTTGATAAAGCTGCCACCGCCGCTAATCTTACCGTGCAAAATGCCGCCGACCTCAAAAAAGGTGATTATATGATTCCGGGTTTGGGTGCTAATGAGTCTGTTATTGCTTGGGCATTTAAAAATCCGGTGGGTACGGTTTCTAATGTATATGAAGTGGAAGATAAATACGCCGTAGCCGTAATTACCGACAAAAAAGAAGAAGGATATGCCACTTTGGACAATGTGCGCGCCCAAATAGAAACAGAAGTGAAAAAGGAGAAAAAAGCAGAAAAAATATTGGAGCAGTATAAAGGCAAAGCCGGAAGTGTACAGGATATTGCTACTGCTTTGGGACAAACGGTGCGTAGCGTACAGGAAGTTTCTTTTGATGCTCCTACGGTTGCCGGTTTGGGACGCGAGCCTAAAGTGCAGGCTGCCGCTGCTATTTTGGAACAAGGAAAAACTTCAAAACCTATCGTTGGCGACCAAGGTGTGTATGTGATTGAAATTAAAGAGCGCAAAACTACACCTTCAGAAATGGATTATTCGCCTATTCAGTTCAATGAAGCCAATTCGCAGCGCGGTCGCGTAGATTTTTCGGTGTTTGAAGCCCTCAAAAATGCCGCAAAAATCACGGATACCCGCTACGACGTTTTTAAATAAAAATAAGATAATATTTTTTTCAATAAATAAAAAACAGCCTTGTCGGTATTATCCAAACAAGGCTGTTTTTTTTATTTTTATACTTTCTTAAAAAAATATAAAAAGATGTATATTAACGACAATAAAAAATATTACTACCTGTTTTTTTTATAAAATTTTATAGAGATGTTTCATTGTCATCGCTGTTGCTGCCCTCTGCAAACCAACTGCTGTATTTGATGTAATTATGTGCGGTGCGGGTAATCATCGCTTTTGCTGTTTCTATGCTCAGTTCTTTTACTTTTTTGGCGGGTACACCTGCATAAATACTGCCCGCCGCTATGTGCGTACCCTCTAACACTACCGCTCCTGCCGCCACAATACTGTTGCTCTCTATAATTGCGCCGTCCATCACAATAGCTCCCATACCAATGAGTACATTGTCGTGAATGGTGCAGCCGTGAACGATGGCGTTGTGCCCCACAGATACGTCGTTGCCGATACGGGTGGGGGCTTTTTGATAAGTGCAATGAATGGTGGCGTTGTCCTGAATATTGACGCGGTCGCCGATTTCGATAAAATGAACATCGCCGCGCACAACTGCATTGTACCATACGCTGCATTGCTTGCCCATACGCACCTGCCCGATGATAACCGCCGTTTCAGCAAAAAAGCAATCCTGCCCGTAGGTGGGTGCAATGCCGTGAATACTGCGAAAAATAGCCATTTTTTCTGTGTAGAGAATGATGTGATGAGGAATAAAAGAAAAAAATATAACCTTATATTATTGAAATAAATATACTGTTTGATGCTTTAAAATGTATGCGGAGTTTTTCTTTTATTATTTATATATTTTTATTTTATCTCCTAAAATTGTAGAACTTGGGATTATTATTTTATCTCCGTTTTCATCTTCAATTATTATAGAATTTAAACTTATTTCTATTACTTTTCCTTTGTTGCTTTGAAATTCTATGATATCATTTATTTTGAAACGCCTGTTAAGTATAAGAAAAATCCCACTAAACAAGTTGTTAAAAATCTGCTGCGAAGCAAAACCTAATATTAAAGTTGTAGCTCCGGCTCCGGCAAGCAGCGAGTGTGCAAATGTATGCGTTATCGGCATCGTTAATAGTGCCCAGCCGAAACCCAAAAAATACACAATGGTCACAATCATATTTTTTAAAAAAATAAAACCCGTAGTATCTACCTGATGCTCCTTTGTCTTTTCTGTAATCAGTCTTTGGAGGTATTTGCTTAATAAAACAGCAAATAAAATTGTGAACCCAACTATTATAGAAAAAGCTACCACCGGTTCTAAATTGATAAATATTTTTTTTATTTCTTCCATTTTATCTTTTATTTGAATAATAAACAGTTTCGGTCATTTTATGCCTGATACAAAAATGTAAAAAATTCTGCTATTTATTCCCTTTCGTGAGATAGATATTAATTTTTATTGATAAGGTCATCAATATGTTGTAAAATATTGACAATTTGATTTTTAGTAAATATTTTTTGTTTAGTTAGTTCATTGATATGCTGTTCAAATTTTTGTAAAGAGTCTTTACAATCAGCATTGTGCGTCACATTTAACCTTATCAAGTGTATGGCATACTCTACCAAATTAAGTTTTAGAGAGTAAGGAGTTAGGTATCTAAAATCTATTTCAAGATTTAATTGAGCCGTCAATTCTTGATAAATTGTTTTCATTTTGTCCTTATGTGTGCGGTTATTATCCAAATAAACAACTACTTTTTTAATCCCTTTATTTTGATAAATAAGTGATAAATCGGCAAAATATTGAGCTACTTGCTCGGCTTTGGCTACTTGGTTGGCTTG
The window above is part of the Sphingobacteriales bacterium genome. Proteins encoded here:
- a CDS encoding gamma carbonic anhydrase family protein — encoded protein: MAIFRSIHGIAPTYGQDCFFAETAVIIGQVRMGKQCSVWYNAVVRGDVHFIEIGDRVNIQDNATIHCTYQKAPTRIGNDVSVGHNAIVHGCTIHDNVLIGMGAIVMDGAIIESNSIVAAGAVVLEGTHIAAGSIYAGVPAKKVKELSIETAKAMITRTAHNYIKYSSWFAEGSNSDDNETSL
- a CDS encoding mechanosensitive ion channel, translated to MEEIKKIFINLEPVVAFSIIVGFTILFAVLLSKYLQRLITEKTKEHQVDTTGFIFLKNMIVTIVYFLGFGWALLTMPITHTFAHSLLAGAGATTLILGFASQQIFNNLFSGIFLILNRRFKINDIIEFQSNKGKVIEISLNSIIIEDENGDKIIIPSSTILGDKIKIYK
- a CDS encoding transposase, which gives rise to MDLFDADCLFQANQVAKAEQVAQYFADLSLIYQNKGIKKVVVYLDNNRTHKDKMKTIYQELTAQLNLEIDFRYLTPYSLKLNLVEYAIHLIRLNVTHNADCKDSLQKFEQHINELTKQKIFTKNQIVNILQHIDDLINKN